GGCCGCGGACTGCGTGGAATGCGGTGCCTGTGCGTACGTCTGCCCCTCGTATCGCCCCCTGCTCCAGTGGATCCGCCTGGCCAGGTACGGCCGGCGAAAGCCGGCTGGGGGCCGCGAGGACGCAAAGGGGGCCGATGCGTGATGTCTACGGCGATGAGCCGATCCCGGGCACGCGCGGGGCCGGTACAGGCCTCCGCTGAGCCGGCCGCGCCGGCCCTCTTGATCCAGCCTGCCCCCCACGTCCACGCCCCGGAGCCGTCGGCAGCCGGCCTGCTGCGCCAGGCGCTGCTCGCCGCCCTCGTGCCGGCAGGGGCAGCGGTGGCCGTCTGGGGCCTCGATGCCGCGCGGGTACTGGGCGCAACGGCGCTGGCAGCAGGACTGACCGAAATGGCCTGCGAGCGAGCCCGGGGACGGGCGCTGCAGGAGACGGCCATCACCGGTGCCGCCCTGAGCGGCATCCTCCTGGCCCTGACCCTGCCGGCTTCCATTCCCACGTGGATGGCCGTGCTGGGCGCTGTTGTGGCCATTGCGCTTGGCAAACACGTCTTTGGTGGGCTGGGACACAACCTGTTCAACCCCGCCCTCATAGGGCACGTCTTCCTCTTGAGCAGCTTTGCGGCGGCCGTCTCGGCCGGCGCCACCGATGCCCCCCCGGTTCTGGCGCTGGCGCGGGAAGGAGCGGTGGTTCCAGACTACGTGCCGCTGTTGTGGCACGCAGGGCCCGGGCCTTTGGCCGCCGCATCACCCCTTGCCGTCTACGCCGCGGCGGCGCTGGTGCTGGGCTGGAGATTGGGGCGGTGGGAGACCGCCGGGGGCTTCTTCCTCGGCAGCGCCGCAGTCGCGTTCGTCGTTGGGTGGAGCCCCGTTTACCACTGGGTGGCCGGCCTTGCGCCCCTGACGGTCGCGTTCTTCCTCAACGACCCCGTCACGACGCCGGTGGCGGGCGGCGGGCGGTTCCTGTTCGGAGCCGGCGTCGGAGCGCTGCTGGTTGTGCTGCGGACATCGGGTTCCTACCTGGAGGGGGCTGCCTTCGCCGTTCTGGTCATGAACGCGCTGACC
The Bacillota bacterium DNA segment above includes these coding regions:
- a CDS encoding RnfABCDGE type electron transport complex subunit D, which encodes MSTAMSRSRARAGPVQASAEPAAPALLIQPAPHVHAPEPSAAGLLRQALLAALVPAGAAVAVWGLDAARVLGATALAAGLTEMACERARGRALQETAITGAALSGILLALTLPASIPTWMAVLGAVVAIALGKHVFGGLGHNLFNPALIGHVFLLSSFAAAVSAGATDAPPVLALAREGAVVPDYVPLLWHAGPGPLAAASPLAVYAAAALVLGWRLGRWETAGGFFLGSAAVAFVVGWSPVYHWVAGLAPLTVAFFLNDPVTTPVAGGGRFLFGAGVGALLVVLRTSGSYLEGAAFAVLVMNALTPLLNRLSVWQRRRRRQRIQEARPLKVATGAEWVRDLRSALVLVLVSSAAGVLLATFHHATAPLIASQQQEREVEVGLKGVMPQAASFEKVADVNGIPVYEARDAQGQRVGMAAFAEGDGYHGVIRLAVGVDVENDRVTGVRVLKQSETAGLGARIEERWFLSQFEGKSIGDAFMPGEDIQGVSGATVSSMAVAD